A genome region from Methanobacterium bryantii includes the following:
- a CDS encoding DUF308 domain-containing protein — translation MRNLFAGILAIILGLIVIAFPFLTAVTVSIFAGVVVLLIAIWLLILGISELEISRTTGILNLVLGIIALIIAIGLIINPALLSFIAGLTLSIAGIFLIIAGLISLVDGMHRKMAWAGVLGIVLGIIYLILGLFAFNPVNLGFLIGIWLVITGIFKLVE, via the coding sequence ATGAGAAATCTGTTTGCGGGGATACTGGCCATAATTCTTGGCCTTATAGTTATTGCGTTTCCGTTTTTAACAGCGGTAACGGTCAGCATATTTGCGGGTGTTGTGGTACTTTTAATAGCAATATGGCTGCTTATACTGGGAATATCTGAGCTAGAAATAAGCAGGACAACAGGTATATTGAATTTGGTACTGGGTATTATAGCCCTGATAATAGCAATTGGTTTGATTATAAACCCTGCCTTACTCAGCTTTATAGCAGGATTGACACTGTCTATAGCAGGTATATTCCTGATAATAGCAGGTTTAATATCACTGGTAGATGGAATGCACCGAAAAATGGCATGGGCTGGAGTTTTAGGTATAGTCCTTGGTATTATCTACCTTATACTGGGCTTATTTGCATTTAATCCAGTTAACTTGGGATTCTTGATAGGTATCTGGCTGGTTATAACTGGTATATTCAAATTAGTGGAATGA
- a CDS encoding NAD(P)/FAD-dependent oxidoreductase translates to MEYDVVIIGAGPAGLFAAAKLADHLKVVLVDKGRGMEGRTCAALKNSTCRKCKPCNITGGLGGAGGLSDGKLNLRPDIGGNLEEFVSKEEAWNIIYEIDDFFLRHGAPDELYSPSKEDISEILKKSAAAGIKFIPIVQRHIGSDKTPAVINSIRKELESKGVVFLLETEVLDILADNEIKGVIVRDKSGNEFEIKCDYVLAAPGRVGAYWLSDQLKKLKIPIKYNPVDIGVRVEVPQIVMESITEIEWDPKFHITTKTYDDFVRTFCVCPKGFVVEEVYDSFVGVNGHSMREKLSENTNFAFLVRVELTEPVENTSAYAFSVASIANILGGGKPIIQRLGDLKRGRRSTWKRIEKSHVIPTFNNVVPGDIAMALPNRLVVNIIEGLDALNEVIPGVASDSTLLYAPEIKLYAMRTEVDRGLKTGIEGLYVAGDGAGVSRGIVGAAATGIIASNDILREINPM, encoded by the coding sequence ATGGAATATGATGTTGTGATAATTGGTGCCGGACCTGCAGGGCTGTTTGCAGCAGCTAAGTTAGCTGATCATCTTAAAGTTGTTTTAGTAGATAAAGGAAGAGGAATGGAAGGAAGAACATGTGCTGCCCTTAAAAACAGCACCTGTAGAAAGTGCAAACCATGTAATATAACTGGAGGACTTGGCGGAGCCGGAGGGCTTTCTGACGGCAAGCTCAATTTAAGGCCTGATATAGGGGGTAACCTTGAAGAGTTTGTAAGCAAGGAAGAAGCGTGGAATATTATATATGAGATAGATGACTTTTTCTTAAGACATGGTGCCCCGGATGAACTGTATTCTCCATCTAAAGAGGATATATCTGAAATTTTAAAGAAATCTGCAGCAGCTGGAATTAAATTTATCCCAATAGTCCAGAGGCACATTGGATCAGATAAGACACCTGCTGTCATAAACTCCATAAGGAAAGAACTTGAAAGTAAGGGTGTTGTTTTTTTACTTGAAACTGAAGTTTTGGACATTCTTGCTGATAATGAAATAAAAGGAGTAATTGTGCGGGATAAATCTGGAAATGAATTTGAAATAAAATGTGACTATGTACTGGCGGCACCTGGAAGAGTAGGTGCATACTGGCTCTCAGATCAGCTTAAAAAGCTTAAAATTCCTATAAAATACAACCCTGTTGATATTGGAGTTAGAGTTGAGGTTCCACAAATTGTAATGGAATCTATAACTGAAATAGAATGGGATCCCAAATTTCACATAACAACAAAAACATATGACGACTTTGTAAGAACTTTTTGTGTTTGCCCTAAAGGGTTCGTTGTTGAAGAAGTATATGATAGTTTTGTTGGTGTAAATGGGCATTCTATGCGTGAAAAATTATCTGAAAATACTAACTTTGCGTTTTTAGTTAGGGTAGAATTAACTGAACCTGTTGAAAATACCTCAGCATATGCATTTTCAGTTGCAAGTATTGCTAACATACTTGGGGGTGGAAAACCTATCATTCAAAGACTGGGAGATCTTAAAAGAGGCAGGAGATCAACATGGAAACGGATTGAAAAAAGCCATGTTATTCCAACATTTAACAATGTGGTGCCGGGCGATATTGCTATGGCCCTACCAAATAGGCTGGTTGTAAATATTATAGAAGGTCTTGATGCATTGAATGAAGTTATTCCTGGAGTAGCATCTGATTCAACACTTCTTTATGCTCCTGAAATTAAACTGTATGCCATGAGAACGGAAGTAGATCGAGGGCTGAAAACTGGTATTGAAGGACTTTATGTGGCAGGAGATGGGGCAGGAGTTTCAAGAGGGATTGTTGGAGCTGCTGCAACTGGTATTATAGCTTCAAATGATATTTTAAGGGAAATTAACCCCATGTAA
- a CDS encoding heavy metal-binding domain-containing protein, whose protein sequence is MPINNDEGGLQQSFIVVSSNHVPGYDVVETKGFCYGLTVRSRGVGGQVGAGIRSMFGGEIKEYVKMMEESRDEAVYRMIDHAQQMGANAIISVRYDSNEVSNVMQEILAYGTAVIVRKK, encoded by the coding sequence ATGCCTATAAACAATGACGAGGGAGGGTTACAGCAGAGTTTTATAGTGGTAAGCTCGAACCATGTCCCAGGATATGATGTTGTTGAAACTAAAGGCTTTTGTTACGGGCTGACTGTCCGCAGTAGAGGTGTAGGCGGGCAGGTAGGTGCAGGAATACGTTCCATGTTTGGTGGAGAAATAAAGGAATATGTCAAGATGATGGAAGAGTCAAGGGACGAAGCAGTGTACAGGATGATAGATCATGCGCAGCAAATGGGCGCCAATGCTATAATAAGCGTTCGATATGATTCCAATGAAGTTTCAAATGTAATGCAAGAAATTTTAGCCTATGGAACTGCAGTAATTGTCCGTAAAAAATAG
- a CDS encoding carboxypeptidase regulatory-like domain-containing protein produces the protein MNIKRIILVLVCIFTLALCSTVSAADTTNNSNSSFHSLQSSASVKNTSSQIPDPIISGVVKDNSTNKGLGNVTIKVIQNSTQVAQTTTHNDGTYSLNFINSNTTYTIIASKLGYMPISKTITVKHSSNLSDPNLYGIADFKLYKLLKYSGNASSYVLNIGALPKILLDIYAGKSSAWANSNSTTYSTGGGSSLEIKLLTTSLLSGLLDVYSTGNEGYKSGGLLPTTNSTLNKILNNLGLNIGLLSAESNSSANPPSASGTSTLASIDLDITLLKALHILSLNVGAVGSSSSVIPDFNTGILVSTSKAGVANITVTLLGDKLLEIKALQTSATASVNGKPGGASATFNWQVASVKLLGATVTLDQLKAGIEIPGILTLSLGGQKTNTSADGTYAKVSGDALRLQVLDILGGGLVNLIIGHVEAEAQVPVGGLHVNTSDLEVTKTVNNTHPKYLQKITYTLKVHNNGPDNATSVIVTDKLPTGLKFISANGNGTYNITTGIWTIGTLKNGADATLNIIAQVITSNTQITNIANITGTNYDPDPDNDQSNSTITVGTASDLKITKTVNNTNPKYLENVIFTITAHNYGPDTATGVKVTDKLPSGLKFISSSGNGTYNSTTGIWTIGNLANGKDAILKIIAQVITSNTKITNIASINGTNYDQNSTNNQNNSTITVNLASDLGISKTVNNANPKYLQKVIFTITAHNNGPNNATGVKVADKLPSGLKFISSSGNGTYNPSTGTWTIGNLANGATTVLNIVAQATAPNTKVTNTATITGNNYDQKSSNNNAAAIVKIGPAADLAVKISVNNAHPKYKQKVTFTITAYNYGPMNAKNVTVTLKMPKGFKYISKDKNIKYNYKTGVWTIGNLKSGSKAVLHVVEQAITSNVKLTTVASIKGTAVIT, from the coding sequence ATGAATATCAAAAGAATAATATTAGTATTAGTTTGCATTTTTACATTGGCTCTTTGCAGTACAGTTTCAGCAGCAGATACAACCAATAACAGTAATTCTAGTTTTCACTCTTTACAATCATCAGCAAGTGTAAAAAATACCAGCAGCCAGATTCCAGATCCCATAATATCGGGAGTAGTCAAGGATAATTCTACCAACAAAGGCCTTGGAAACGTCACAATAAAAGTTATTCAAAACAGCACACAGGTAGCCCAAACTACAACCCACAATGACGGTACATACTCATTAAACTTCATTAATTCCAATACAACTTACACGATAATCGCAAGCAAACTAGGATATATGCCAATATCTAAAACAATAACAGTTAAACACAGTTCAAACCTAAGCGACCCTAATCTTTACGGTATTGCAGACTTTAAACTTTACAAACTGCTTAAATACAGCGGTAATGCTTCAAGTTATGTGTTAAACATAGGTGCATTACCTAAAATATTATTAGACATATATGCGGGAAAATCAAGCGCATGGGCAAATAGCAATTCCACAACTTATTCCACAGGAGGTGGATCCTCTTTAGAAATCAAACTTCTAACGACCAGTCTATTATCTGGACTATTGGATGTATACTCAACAGGAAATGAAGGTTATAAATCTGGAGGACTGCTTCCAACAACTAATTCCACTTTAAACAAAATTTTAAATAACTTAGGACTCAATATAGGCCTTTTAAGTGCTGAATCAAACTCAAGTGCCAACCCCCCATCTGCAAGTGGAACAAGTACCCTCGCATCAATTGATCTGGATATAACACTTTTAAAAGCACTCCACATATTATCATTAAATGTAGGTGCAGTAGGTTCAAGCAGCAGCGTAATACCTGATTTTAATACAGGAATCTTAGTAAGCACTTCAAAAGCAGGAGTAGCCAACATAACTGTAACACTTTTAGGTGATAAATTACTGGAAATTAAAGCATTGCAAACAAGCGCGACAGCTTCAGTTAATGGAAAACCAGGAGGAGCGTCTGCAACTTTCAACTGGCAGGTAGCATCGGTAAAACTCTTAGGTGCGACTGTTACTTTGGACCAATTAAAAGCAGGGATTGAAATTCCAGGAATACTAACCCTATCTCTAGGCGGCCAAAAAACAAATACTTCTGCCGACGGTACTTACGCCAAAGTATCAGGTGATGCATTAAGACTACAGGTTCTTGACATTCTTGGAGGAGGCCTGGTTAATCTAATTATTGGCCACGTTGAAGCTGAAGCACAGGTCCCTGTAGGAGGATTACATGTAAACACCTCCGATCTTGAAGTGACCAAAACAGTGAACAATACACATCCAAAATACCTGCAAAAAATAACCTACACATTAAAAGTGCACAACAACGGACCAGATAATGCAACAAGTGTGATAGTAACAGATAAACTACCAACAGGGTTAAAATTTATATCAGCTAATGGTAACGGCACTTACAATATTACAACAGGAATATGGACAATCGGAACACTAAAAAATGGAGCAGACGCAACATTAAATATCATAGCCCAGGTCATCACATCAAACACCCAAATAACCAACATAGCCAATATAACAGGGACTAACTACGATCCAGATCCGGATAATGATCAATCCAATTCAACTATAACTGTAGGTACAGCTTCAGATTTAAAAATTACTAAAACAGTAAACAATACAAACCCAAAATATCTTGAAAATGTAATTTTTACCATAACAGCACACAACTACGGACCAGACACTGCAACAGGAGTAAAAGTAACAGACAAGCTACCTTCAGGATTAAAATTCATATCCTCCAGTGGAAATGGAACATACAACTCCACAACAGGAATATGGACAATCGGAAACCTGGCAAACGGAAAAGATGCAATACTAAAAATTATAGCACAGGTAATTACTTCAAACACCAAAATAACTAATATTGCATCTATAAACGGGACTAATTATGACCAGAATTCAACCAACAACCAAAATAACTCAACAATAACTGTAAACCTCGCTTCAGATTTAGGAATTAGTAAAACTGTAAACAATGCAAATCCTAAGTACCTGCAGAAGGTTATATTCACCATAACAGCACACAACAACGGACCAAATAATGCAACAGGAGTTAAAGTCGCTGACAAACTACCTTCAGGATTAAAATTCATATCCTCCAGCGGTAATGGAACATACAACCCATCAACAGGGACATGGACCATCGGAAACTTAGCAAACGGAGCAACCACAGTACTAAACATAGTGGCACAAGCTACCGCTCCAAACACTAAGGTAACTAACACTGCCACTATAACTGGAAACAACTACGATCAAAAATCCAGCAACAACAATGCAGCTGCAATTGTAAAAATTGGACCTGCAGCTGATTTAGCTGTGAAGATATCAGTAAACAACGCACACCCTAAATATAAACAGAAAGTTACATTTACAATAACAGCATACAATTACGGGCCAATGAACGCTAAAAACGTTACTGTAACCCTTAAAATGCCTAAAGGATTCAAATACATATCCAAAGACAAGAACATAAAATACAATTATAAAACAGGAGTATGGACTATCGGTAATTTAAAAAGTGGCTCTAAGGCCGTGCTGCATGTAGTTGAACAAGCAATAACCTCAAATGTCAAATTGACAACTGTTGCATCTATAAAAGGAACTGCAGTCATAACGTAA
- a CDS encoding carboxypeptidase-like regulatory domain-containing protein yields MNIKRIILILVCIFTLILCSTVSAADTTNITTNNSNSSFHSLQSSASVKNTSSQIPDPIISGVVKDNSTNKGLGNVKITVLQNNAQVAQTTTHNDGTYSLNFINSNTTYTIIASKLGYMPISKTITVKHSSNLSDPNLYGTANFRLYNLLKYSGNASSYVLNVGVLPDILADIYAGKSSAWVNSTSLNYSQGGGTPLEVKLLTGSLLAGLLDVYSKGDEGSKIGGLLPSNNASLLSSLKLLGIDVGLLSATSNSSATLPQSSGSGEVASIDVGIKLLQLLDVLSLNADLITANSSVTPNFNTGILISSSNAGVADITLTLLGIPLLEIEALQSNAVASVNGKPGGATAKFTWNVADIKALGISILDDLTLNGHVNIGLLGLNILTLSLGSTESTTSADGTYAKASGDALRLQILGLLGGGLVNLVIGHADAEAQVPAGGLHVNTSDLEVTKTVDNIHPNYLQNITYTLKVHNNGPDNATGVTVLDKLPAGLKFISSSGSGTYNSTTGIWAIGNLANGGEAILNIIAQVITSNTQITNIANITGTNYDPEPGNDQSNATVTINPASDLAITKTVDKTTANYLDKIRYTITVTNNGPNASNNINVSDYLPAGLQWISDDSNGKYNHNAGIWTIDTLSNGASITLNIIAQIVKSNTVITNIATVNNNTYDQNTTNNQDQTTTTVSAASDLNITKTVDNTNPNYLDKVTFTITAHNNGPDTAAGVLVTDKLPAGLTWISDDSNGAYNPTTGTWTIGNLANGASVILKIIAQITASNTQITNIASINGTNYDQNSTNNQSNTTITVNPASDLGITKTVNNTHPNYLENVTYTIKVHNYGPDAATGVTVTDKLPTGLKFISTNGNYNSMTGIWTIGSLTNGGEVILNIIAQVISSNTQITNIASINGTNYDQNSTNNQSNATITISPASDLGITKTVDKTTANYLDKIRYTITVTNNGPDVSNNISITDYLPNSLKWISDDSNGKYNHNTGIWTINTLSNGASITLNIITQIMKSNTVITNTATVNNNTYDQNHTNNQDQTTTTVSSASDLNITKTVNNTHPNYLQNITYTITAHNNGPDTAAGILVTDKLPAGLTWISDNSNGAYNPTTGIWTIGNLANGASVILKIIAQITASNTQITNIAGINGTNYDQNSTNNESNSTVTVDPASDLGITKTVNSTHPNYLDKVTFTLTAHNYGPDTATGVIVLDKLPTGLKFISSNGNYNSATGIWTIGNLANGATAVLNIIAQVTASNTQITNIAGVNGTNYDQNSTNNQSNTTVIINPASDLGITKTVNNPHPKYLQNVTFTLTAHNHGPDTATGVKITDKLPAGLKFISSSGNGIYDSATGIWTIGNLANSATAVLHIIAQAVSANTQVVNTAIITGTNYDQNSTNDQSSATVNIKPASDLGIKITVNNANPKYLDYVTFTLTASNYGPNDAAYVKVYNTLPNKLKYISDDSNSAFNSTTGLWTVGYMVKGGTAVLHIIAQAMASNVSLTDVARITDPDPVGTTEFHDPNQDNDQASVSLDVDPAADLSITKTVNTSKPNYLQNITYTLTAHNNGPNSATGVIVTDKLPVGLKFISASGNGKYNSTTGTWTIGNLANDTTAVLKIVAHVVASNTQLINIASITGHELDLNATNNNANASVTVNPASDLGITKTVNNKNPKYLQKVTFTLTAHNYGPNTATGVNVTEKLPSGLKFISSSGTGTYNSATGTWNIGNLANGATAVLKIVVQATSPSKVLTNIATINGTNYDQNSSNNKGSASVKVGPAADLAVKISVNNARPKYKQKVTFTITAYNYGPMNAKNVTVTLKMPKGFKYISKDKNIKYNYKTGVWTIGNLKNGGKLVLHIVAQAVVSNVRLTSTASIKGTAIMK; encoded by the coding sequence ATGAATATCAAAAGAATAATATTAATATTAGTTTGCATTTTTACATTGATTCTTTGTAGTACAGTTTCAGCAGCAGATACAACCAATATAACAACCAATAACAGTAATTCTAGTTTTCACTCTTTACAATCATCAGCAAGTGTAAAAAATACCAGCAGCCAGATTCCAGATCCCATAATATCGGGAGTAGTCAAGGATAATTCTACCAACAAAGGCCTTGGAAACGTTAAAATAACGGTTCTCCAAAACAACGCACAGGTAGCCCAAACTACAACCCACAATGACGGTACATACTCATTAAACTTCATTAATTCCAATACAACTTACACGATAATCGCAAGCAAACTAGGATATATGCCAATATCTAAAACAATAACAGTTAAACACAGTTCAAACCTAAGCGACCCTAATCTTTACGGTACCGCAAATTTTAGACTTTATAACCTGCTTAAATACAGCGGTAATGCTTCAAGTTATGTACTCAATGTAGGAGTACTGCCAGATATTCTAGCAGATATTTACGCTGGAAAATCAAGCGCATGGGTAAACAGTACCTCTTTAAATTATTCCCAGGGAGGAGGAACTCCTTTAGAAGTTAAACTTCTTACAGGAAGCTTATTAGCAGGACTTTTAGATGTATATTCAAAAGGTGATGAAGGCAGTAAAATAGGAGGGCTGCTTCCATCGAATAATGCCAGTTTACTCTCATCTCTAAAGCTTTTAGGTATAGATGTAGGTTTATTAAGTGCTACTTCAAATTCAAGTGCTACTTTACCACAATCAAGTGGATCAGGAGAAGTAGCATCAATTGATGTAGGTATAAAGCTTCTACAATTATTGGATGTATTATCATTAAATGCAGATCTTATAACTGCAAACAGCAGTGTAACGCCCAATTTTAATACAGGTATTTTAATAAGCTCTTCAAATGCAGGAGTAGCCGATATAACTTTAACTCTTTTAGGAATTCCTTTACTAGAAATTGAAGCATTACAATCAAATGCAGTAGCTTCAGTAAATGGAAAACCAGGAGGCGCTACTGCAAAGTTCACATGGAACGTAGCAGATATTAAAGCTCTGGGTATAAGCATATTAGATGATTTAACCTTAAATGGCCATGTTAATATTGGCCTTCTGGGCCTTAACATATTAACTCTTTCATTGGGCAGTACTGAAAGTACCACTTCTGCTGACGGTACCTATGCCAAAGCATCAGGTGATGCTTTGCGGCTGCAAATTCTTGGTCTTCTTGGAGGAGGCCTTGTTAATCTAGTAATCGGGCATGCAGATGCCGAAGCACAGGTTCCAGCAGGAGGATTACATGTAAACACTTCCGATCTTGAAGTGACCAAAACAGTGGATAATATCCATCCAAACTACCTGCAAAACATAACCTACACATTAAAAGTGCACAACAACGGGCCAGATAATGCAACAGGTGTTACTGTACTCGATAAGCTACCTGCAGGGTTAAAATTCATATCTTCCAGCGGTAGTGGAACATACAACTCCACAACTGGAATATGGGCCATCGGAAACCTTGCAAATGGAGGAGAAGCAATATTAAACATCATTGCACAGGTCATCACATCAAACACCCAAATAACCAATATAGCCAATATAACCGGGACTAATTACGACCCAGAACCTGGTAATGACCAGTCCAATGCAACTGTAACTATAAATCCAGCTTCAGATCTCGCAATTACTAAAACTGTGGATAAAACTACCGCAAATTACCTGGATAAAATACGTTACACCATAACTGTAACTAACAATGGACCAAACGCAAGCAATAATATCAATGTAAGTGATTATTTACCAGCCGGACTTCAATGGATATCAGATGACAGCAATGGAAAATATAATCATAATGCAGGGATATGGACCATAGATACCCTCTCAAATGGAGCATCAATAACATTAAATATAATAGCCCAGATCGTGAAGTCCAACACCGTTATAACCAACATTGCAACTGTAAACAATAACACATACGACCAAAACACCACAAACAACCAGGACCAAACTACAACAACAGTATCAGCAGCCTCTGACCTTAATATCACCAAAACAGTAGATAATACAAACCCCAATTATCTCGACAAAGTAACTTTCACCATAACAGCACACAACAACGGACCAGATACAGCAGCAGGCGTACTTGTAACTGATAAATTACCTGCAGGATTGACCTGGATTTCAGATGATTCAAACGGAGCATATAACCCAACAACAGGGACATGGACCATCGGAAACCTAGCAAACGGAGCAAGTGTAATATTAAAAATTATAGCACAAATAACCGCATCCAATACCCAAATAACCAACATCGCTTCTATAAACGGGACTAACTACGATCAAAACTCAACCAACAACCAAAGCAACACAACAATAACTGTAAATCCCGCTTCAGATCTAGGAATAACTAAAACAGTAAACAACACGCACCCTAACTACCTTGAAAATGTCACATACACAATAAAAGTACACAATTACGGGCCTGACGCAGCAACAGGAGTAACAGTAACAGACAAACTACCAACCGGACTAAAATTCATATCCACAAACGGCAATTACAATTCAATGACTGGAATTTGGACCATCGGAAGCCTGACAAATGGTGGAGAAGTAATATTAAATATTATTGCACAGGTCATCTCATCAAACACCCAAATAACAAACATAGCTTCCATAAATGGAACCAACTACGACCAGAATTCAACCAATAACCAGTCCAATGCAACTATAACTATAAGTCCGGCTTCAGATCTAGGAATAACTAAAACTGTGGATAAAACTACCGCAAATTACCTGGATAAAATACGCTACACCATAACTGTAACTAACAATGGACCAGACGTAAGCAACAACATTAGCATTACAGATTATCTACCAAACAGCCTCAAATGGATATCCGATGACAGCAATGGAAAATATAACCATAATACAGGGATATGGACCATAAATACCCTCTCAAATGGAGCATCAATAACATTAAATATAATAACCCAGATCATGAAGTCTAACACTGTTATAACCAACACTGCAACTGTAAACAACAACACATACGACCAAAACCACACAAACAACCAGGACCAAACCACAACAACAGTATCCTCAGCCTCTGACCTCAACATTACCAAAACAGTAAACAATACACACCCCAATTATCTGCAAAACATAACCTACACAATAACAGCACACAACAACGGACCAGATACAGCAGCAGGCATACTTGTAACTGATAAATTACCTGCAGGATTGACATGGATTTCAGATAACTCAAACGGAGCATATAACCCAACAACAGGAATATGGACCATCGGAAACCTAGCAAACGGGGCAAGTGTCATTTTAAAAATTATAGCACAAATAACTGCATCCAATACCCAAATAACCAACATAGCAGGAATAAACGGGACTAACTACGATCAAAATTCAACAAACAATGAAAGCAACTCCACAGTAACTGTAGATCCCGCTTCAGATCTAGGAATAACTAAAACAGTAAACAGTACACACCCTAATTATCTCGACAAGGTGACTTTCACATTAACAGCACATAACTACGGGCCAGATACAGCAACAGGAGTAATTGTACTCGATAAACTGCCAACCGGGCTGAAATTCATATCCTCAAATGGTAACTACAATTCCGCAACCGGAATCTGGACCATTGGAAACCTTGCAAATGGTGCAACTGCAGTGCTGAACATCATAGCACAAGTTACAGCTTCAAACACCCAAATAACCAACATAGCCGGAGTAAATGGAACCAATTACGACCAGAATTCAACCAACAACCAAAGTAATACAACAGTAATTATAAATCCTGCCTCAGACCTTGGAATAACCAAAACCGTTAATAATCCACATCCAAAATACCTGCAGAATGTTACATTTACACTAACAGCACATAACCACGGGCCAGATACAGCAACAGGAGTTAAAATCACTGACAAACTACCTGCAGGATTAAAATTCATATCATCCAGCGGTAATGGAATATACGACTCCGCAACTGGAATATGGACAATAGGAAACTTAGCAAATAGTGCAACCGCAGTGCTGCACATCATAGCACAAGCTGTTAGCGCTAATACCCAAGTAGTTAACACTGCCATCATAACAGGAACTAACTACGACCAAAATTCAACTAACGATCAAAGCAGTGCAACAGTGAATATAAAACCAGCTTCAGATTTAGGTATCAAAATAACCGTGAATAATGCAAATCCCAAATATTTAGATTATGTAACTTTCACTTTAACAGCAAGTAATTACGGGCCTAATGATGCAGCATACGTTAAAGTATACAATACACTTCCCAACAAACTCAAATATATATCAGATGACTCTAACAGTGCTTTCAACTCCACAACAGGACTATGGACTGTTGGTTACATGGTCAAAGGTGGAACTGCAGTGTTACACATAATAGCACAGGCTATGGCATCAAATGTCAGTTTAACTGATGTTGCCCGTATCACTGACCCAGATCCTGTTGGTACCACAGAATTCCATGACCCAAATCAAGATAATGATCAAGCAAGCGTATCATTAGATGTAGACCCTGCTGCCGACTTGAGCATAACCAAAACAGTTAACACTTCCAAACCAAACTACCTGCAGAATATCACATACACATTAACAGCACACAATAACGGGCCTAACAGCGCAACCGGAGTAATTGTAACCGATAAATTACCTGTCGGATTAAAATTCATATCAGCCAGTGGAAACGGAAAATATAACTCAACAACAGGGACATGGACCATCGGAAACCTGGCAAACGACACAACTGCAGTACTAAAAATCGTGGCACATGTTGTTGCTTCAAATACCCAATTGATCAACATTGCCAGCATAACTGGACATGAACTCGACCTAAATGCAACTAACAATAACGCAAATGCATCTGTAACCGTAAATCCTGCATCAGATTTAGGAATTACCAAAACTGTAAACAATAAAAATCCTAAGTACCTGCAGAAGGTTACATTCACTTTAACAGCACACAACTACGGACCAAATACTGCTACAGGAGTAAATGTGACGGAAAAACTGCCATCAGGGTTAAAATTCATATCCTCTAGTGGCACTGGAACATACAATTCAGCAACAGGAACATGGAACATCGGAAATCTAGCAAACGGAGCAACCGCAGTACTAAAAATTGTAGTACAAGCAACATCTCCAAGCAAAGTACTGACCAACATTGCAACAATAAATGGAACTAACTACGACCAGAACTCTTCCAATAATAAAGGCAGTGCAAGCGTAAAAGTAGGTCCTGCAGCTGATTTAGCTGTGAAGATATCAGTAAACAACGCGCGCCCTAAATATAAACAGAAAGTTACATTTACAATAACAGCATACAATTACGGGCCAATGAACGCTAAAAACGTTACTGTAACCCTTAAAATGCCTAAAGGATTCAAATACATATCCAAAGACAAGAACATAAAATACAATTATAAAACAGGAGTATGGACTATCGGTAACCTCAAAAATGGAGGAAAATTAGTGTTACATATCGTGGCACAAGCTGTAGTTTCAAATGTTCGGTTAACAAGTACTGCCAGTATAAAAGGGACTGCAATCATGAAGTAG